Part of the Sinorhizobium terangae genome is shown below.
AAAGGCGACCCGCAAGATCGCACGCCGCACCGCAGTGAACAAGGCCCGTCGTTCGCGCGTCCGCAACTTCATCCGCAAGGTGGAAGAAGCCATCGCCTCCGGCGATCAGGCAGTCGCCGCTGCCGCCCTCAAGGCAGCGCAGCCGGAACTGATGCGCGCCGCCACCAAAGGTGTGCTGCATGCCAACACGGCATCGCGCAAGGTTTCCCGCCTTGCACAGCGCGTGAAAGCCCTTTCGGCCTAATCCGGCTAAATAAAAATCTGTTGAAGAAACGCCCGGCCCTTGCGCCGGGCTTTTCGGATTCATACTTCTGTCACGGCAATCGGCAAATCGCCAGTTTTGGCGTATGTCACTGCGATGACAAAATTTTTGATGCAATTTCAATGGCTTACGCGAGGTCTTTGCGCGAGTGTCGTCGAAGATCGGGGACAAGCGGGGTCCGAAGCGAGTCAAGCGAATTTTTATTTTTTTTCTTTTTCGCCAGCTAAGCAAGCGCGCGCAA
Proteins encoded:
- the rpsT gene encoding 30S ribosomal protein S20, with protein sequence MANTTSAKKATRKIARRTAVNKARRSRVRNFIRKVEEAIASGDQAVAAAALKAAQPELMRAATKGVLHANTASRKVSRLAQRVKALSA